From Marivirga harenae, one genomic window encodes:
- the gldA gene encoding gliding motility-associated ABC transporter ATP-binding subunit GldA yields MSILVTGLIKKFGAQTAVNDVSFEIKKGNIVGFLGPNGAGKSTTMKMITGTLPADSGIVEVDEIDVAKQPLELKKHIGYLPEHNPLYLDMYVHEFLRFCGGIYGLSGKSLKNRVRDLVELCGLQKEQNKQIAALSKGYRQRVGLAQALVHDPSVLILDEPTTGLDPNQIIEIRNLILSISQDKTVLLSTHIMQEVQALCNRAIIIKEGKLVADQLVSELTNEKEKFTIRIELESKADLSYWTTQEEVIIVKLVTETEYLLETSKDIRKDILSWASQNDVDLVGISLEKGNMEEVFHKLTQNS; encoded by the coding sequence ATGTCCATTCTCGTTACGGGTCTTATTAAAAAATTTGGAGCTCAAACTGCTGTAAATGATGTTTCCTTTGAAATCAAAAAGGGAAATATTGTGGGATTCTTGGGGCCCAATGGTGCTGGGAAATCCACCACCATGAAAATGATTACAGGAACTTTACCTGCTGATTCAGGAATTGTGGAAGTGGATGAAATTGATGTAGCTAAGCAGCCCTTAGAATTAAAAAAGCATATTGGATATCTTCCTGAACACAATCCCCTTTATTTAGATATGTATGTGCACGAATTTTTAAGATTTTGTGGAGGAATTTATGGTCTGTCTGGTAAATCGTTAAAAAATAGAGTACGGGATTTAGTTGAGCTTTGTGGATTGCAAAAAGAACAAAACAAACAAATCGCAGCCTTGTCAAAAGGATACAGACAGAGAGTAGGATTAGCTCAAGCTTTAGTACATGACCCTTCTGTTTTGATTCTGGATGAACCGACCACGGGCTTAGACCCGAATCAGATTATTGAAATTAGGAACTTGATATTATCAATTAGTCAAGATAAAACGGTTTTGTTGAGTACGCATATCATGCAAGAAGTGCAAGCACTTTGCAATAGAGCTATCATCATCAAAGAGGGAAAGCTGGTGGCTGATCAATTAGTGAGCGAATTAACAAATGAAAAGGAGAAGTTTACTATAAGAATTGAATTAGAAAGTAAGGCTGATTTATCTTACTGGACTACTCAAGAAGAAGTGATCATTGTAAAACTTGTAACAGAAACTGAATATTTATTGGAAACTTCCAAAGATATTAGGAAAGATATCCTCAGCTGGGCTAGTCAAAATGATGTCGATTTAGTCGGGATTTCATTAGAAAAAGGCAATATGGAAGAAGTCTTTCACAAACTCACCCAAAATAGCTGA
- the gldG gene encoding gliding motility-associated ABC transporter substrate-binding protein GldG: MEFLKHKSTEYTLKFLIIITLVILVNLAVRHQIFRYDMTEEKRYSMNDATISMLQNLKEPVYVEVYLAGDINAEFTRLQTAVKQTLEQFKTYAYGNLQYSFVNPDEASTANSRNEFYRYLVDKGIQPTTVYDSEEGRKSQKLIFPGAEITYGGRSLPVILLNGNNASGAGQAITQSIENLEFELASTIKSLSNSERKSVALYQGEGSPSMEVLNGLNEVVSTKYDFIPVGNTARLSNFDAVIFVKPSEDFSNSELYDIDQYIMNGGKGLFFMDGLMMDIDSIKDYGAMALPIETGLDDLLFKYGVRVNNDILQDVNSGNFPIVTGNLGQDPQIQLLPWPYYIILNKYAEHPIVRNLNAVYGKFVSSIDTVASTGIQKTPLLFTSDYTRRLKGPLHISFENLKEDMKPENFNLKNVPVAYLLEGEFTSAYQNRLPPEGKNESARKSISVENSIIVASDGDLLLSEINKQNGQAFPLGVDPYAKHPSNFANDQLILNMLNYLLDEDGLIISRNKELKIRPLDKVKVAEDKVWLQFINVALPILLIVVFGVLRYYWRKRKYAKFNG, from the coding sequence ATGGAATTCCTAAAGCATAAATCAACAGAATATACGCTAAAATTTTTAATCATTATTACTTTGGTGATATTGGTAAACTTGGCTGTACGTCATCAGATTTTTCGTTATGATATGACGGAAGAAAAGCGTTATTCCATGAATGATGCAACGATCAGTATGTTGCAAAATTTAAAAGAGCCTGTTTATGTGGAGGTCTATTTGGCGGGTGATATCAATGCGGAATTCACACGTTTGCAAACAGCAGTAAAACAGACGTTGGAGCAATTCAAAACTTACGCTTACGGAAATTTACAGTACAGTTTCGTCAATCCTGATGAGGCCAGCACAGCCAATTCAAGAAATGAATTTTATCGCTATTTAGTGGATAAAGGGATTCAGCCTACCACAGTTTATGATAGTGAGGAAGGTAGGAAATCGCAGAAATTGATATTCCCCGGTGCAGAAATTACTTATGGTGGAAGAAGTTTACCTGTTATTCTATTGAATGGAAATAATGCATCAGGTGCTGGTCAAGCGATTACCCAATCTATAGAAAATTTAGAATTTGAGTTAGCTTCTACTATCAAAAGTCTGTCGAATTCTGAAAGAAAAAGTGTGGCATTATATCAAGGGGAGGGCTCACCTTCAATGGAGGTTTTAAATGGGTTGAACGAAGTAGTAAGTACAAAATATGATTTTATTCCAGTCGGGAATACTGCAAGATTATCAAATTTTGATGCCGTAATTTTTGTCAAACCATCAGAAGACTTTAGTAATTCAGAGTTATATGACATCGACCAATACATTATGAATGGCGGGAAAGGCTTGTTTTTTATGGATGGCTTGATGATGGATATAGATTCTATTAAGGATTATGGCGCTATGGCTCTACCCATTGAAACGGGATTGGATGATTTATTATTCAAATATGGGGTGAGAGTGAATAATGATATTTTACAGGATGTCAATAGCGGGAATTTTCCAATTGTAACAGGGAATTTAGGACAAGATCCGCAGATTCAGTTATTACCATGGCCTTATTATATCATTTTAAATAAATATGCTGAACACCCGATTGTACGCAATTTGAATGCAGTCTACGGAAAATTTGTAAGTTCAATCGATACCGTAGCTTCAACTGGCATTCAAAAAACACCCTTGCTTTTTACTTCTGATTACACGAGAAGGTTAAAAGGTCCCCTTCATATCAGTTTTGAAAATTTAAAAGAAGATATGAAACCGGAAAATTTCAATTTGAAGAATGTTCCAGTTGCTTATTTATTGGAAGGAGAATTCACTTCTGCTTATCAAAATCGGTTACCACCTGAAGGCAAAAATGAATCTGCCAGAAAAAGTATAAGTGTTGAGAATTCAATTATAGTGGCTTCTGATGGTGATTTGTTATTGAGTGAAATCAATAAACAGAACGGACAAGCCTTTCCTTTGGGGGTTGATCCTTATGCTAAACATCCATCAAATTTCGCTAATGACCAGTTAATTCTCAATATGTTAAATTATTTATTGGATGAGGATGGTTTGATTATTTCCAGAAATAAAGAATTGAAGATTAGACCTTTGGATAAGGTTAAAGTGGCTGAAGACAAAGTTTGGCTACAATTCATTAACGTGGCACTTCCAATCCTTTTGATAGTGGTGTTCGGTGTTTTAAGATATTATTGGAGGAAGAGA
- a CDS encoding site-2 protease family protein, with translation MIEKNTRYYTKKILLFVITFITTTLAGSEWITNRILFYSPDYSWADFFAGMHYSIPFLFILTVHEFGHFFTAKYHKVEVTLPNYIPGWLGFLGTVSFGTFGALIQIVGPIKSRKQFFDIGIAGPIAGFVVALGVLFYGFTNLPEPEYIFEIHPEYEQYGLEYADHVYDNGEEMMGISLGNNLLFSWFENNVADPERLPNHREIIHYPYLFAGFLALFFTALNLIPIGQLDGGHVIYGLFGAKNHNIIAFTLYMIFTFVAGLGLITAGIDLGDFALYSVLYVGFLYFSFKGLGFQQSTTLMLAVGMFVAQYLTTYLFPSVTGFSGYLLFVFLLGRLIGVKHPVAPDDRPLSTGRKVLGWICLIIFIICFSFEPLVLE, from the coding sequence ATGATTGAGAAAAATACACGCTATTATACAAAGAAGATTTTACTCTTTGTTATAACATTCATAACAACTACCCTTGCAGGTTCGGAATGGATTACCAATCGTATTCTTTTCTATTCTCCCGATTATTCATGGGCTGATTTTTTTGCAGGGATGCACTATTCCATCCCCTTCCTTTTCATTCTGACTGTGCATGAATTTGGCCATTTCTTTACTGCCAAATACCATAAAGTGGAGGTCACTTTGCCCAATTATATTCCAGGGTGGTTAGGATTCTTGGGGACAGTTTCTTTTGGTACATTTGGAGCATTGATTCAAATTGTAGGTCCGATAAAATCAAGAAAACAGTTTTTTGATATAGGCATTGCTGGGCCTATAGCTGGTTTTGTGGTGGCATTGGGTGTGTTATTTTATGGCTTCACCAATTTGCCAGAGCCAGAGTATATTTTTGAAATTCATCCAGAATACGAACAATACGGATTGGAATATGCCGATCATGTCTATGATAACGGGGAGGAAATGATGGGGATTAGTTTAGGAAATAATCTTTTGTTCAGCTGGTTTGAAAATAATGTGGCAGATCCTGAGCGATTGCCAAATCATAGGGAAATCATTCACTATCCTTACTTATTTGCTGGTTTTTTAGCTTTATTTTTTACTGCTTTAAACTTAATTCCTATTGGCCAATTGGATGGTGGACATGTGATTTATGGTCTTTTTGGAGCTAAGAATCATAATATTATAGCTTTCACTCTCTATATGATTTTCACTTTTGTAGCAGGCTTAGGATTGATTACTGCAGGAATTGATTTAGGTGATTTTGCTTTATACAGCGTTTTATATGTTGGCTTTTTGTATTTTTCATTCAAAGGCTTAGGCTTCCAGCAATCCACTACATTAATGTTAGCTGTGGGCATGTTTGTTGCACAATATCTCACTACCTATTTATTCCCTTCAGTGACAGGCTTTTCTGGCTATTTACTTTTTGTATTCCTATTAGGAAGACTGATTGGTGTGAAGCATCCTGTTGCTCCAGATGATAGACCGTTAAGCACTGGTAGAAAAGTGTTGGGCTGGATTTGCTTGATCATTTTTATAATCTGCTTTAGTTTTGAGCCTTTGGTTTTGGAGTAG
- a CDS encoding type II toxin-antitoxin system RelE/ParE family toxin, which produces MEVVITEPAEKSLKSIYCRFEEDIAVKITNKILDRADTLQTFSNRGRLVDELQSLQQEHRYIIERNYKIIAKQKNAKVYVTDVLDMNNDPEKIKINHQS; this is translated from the coding sequence ATGGAGGTAGTGATTACTGAGCCTGCAGAAAAGAGCCTAAAAAGTATTTACTGCCGATTTGAAGAAGATATTGCCGTAAAAATCACAAATAAAATATTGGATAGAGCTGATACTTTACAGACTTTTAGCAACAGAGGAAGATTAGTAGATGAACTTCAATCCCTTCAGCAGGAGCACCGATATATCATAGAAAGGAATTACAAAATTATTGCAAAACAAAAAAATGCTAAAGTTTATGTAACTGATGTGTTGGATATGAACAATGATCCAGAAAAAATTAAAATCAACCATCAATCTTAG
- the gldF gene encoding gliding motility-associated ABC transporter permease subunit GldF, with amino-acid sequence MWSIFSKEINSFLNSLIAYLVMSVFLVSMGLLVWVFPDTAIFEYGYADMGIFFNLAPYVLMFLIPAITMKALAEESKSGTFELLMTKPITELKLLLGKFIAGLVLVVISLLPTLVYYFSLSYLSNPVGNIDSAGIVGAYIGLLFLASAYTGIGIFASSLSENQIVAFIIAVFISFIAFIGFSSVADLSVFANSALQIEKIGMLSHYDALGKGVIDFRDVIYFVSITALFLGATLWVLKLRKWNS; translated from the coding sequence ATGTGGAGTATTTTTAGCAAAGAAATCAATAGCTTTTTAAATTCCCTCATTGCTTATCTGGTGATGAGTGTTTTTTTGGTCAGCATGGGTTTGCTGGTTTGGGTTTTCCCCGATACTGCCATCTTTGAATATGGTTATGCCGATATGGGCATCTTTTTCAATTTGGCGCCTTATGTTTTGATGTTCCTGATTCCAGCCATTACTATGAAAGCTTTGGCTGAAGAATCGAAAAGCGGGACTTTTGAATTGCTAATGACTAAACCCATCACGGAACTAAAATTGTTATTGGGTAAATTTATAGCAGGCTTAGTGCTTGTGGTGATTTCGTTGCTTCCCACTTTGGTGTATTATTTCTCTTTATCCTATTTAAGTAATCCCGTTGGAAATATCGACTCAGCGGGTATCGTGGGTGCTTATATTGGTTTATTATTTTTAGCATCAGCTTATACCGGAATTGGGATTTTTGCTTCTTCTTTATCGGAAAATCAAATCGTGGCGTTTATCATTGCCGTTTTCATTAGTTTTATTGCATTTATAGGCTTTTCATCTGTAGCGGATTTATCAGTTTTTGCTAATTCAGCTTTGCAAATTGAAAAAATAGGTATGTTGTCGCATTATGATGCATTAGGCAAAGGCGTAATTGATTTTCGTGATGTGATCTATTTTGTATCCATTACAGCATTGTTTTTAGGGGCTACTTTGTGGGTTTTAAAATTGAGAAAATGGAATTCCTAA